Within Amblyraja radiata isolate CabotCenter1 unplaced genomic scaffold, sAmbRad1.1.pri scaffold_1071_ctg1, whole genome shotgun sequence, the genomic segment aaaattgctcacaatactccaaatgcggcctaactggcgcctcagcattacatcctttcgATGACGAACATTATTAATTAATACAAATGTGGAAAGAATTTCCCCTGTCTTGAATCTTTTTGCGAAATTCTTTTGTAGCAAGGTGGCTTTAAATTTTCCCAGATGAAAACGGCACAGCAGTATACAGATCTGAAGTTGGTCATGATGTTTGCATTTTTAAACTTGTATTTGCTGAACATGCATTTCCCATTAGGTCATTTTTACAATGTTATAATTGTGCAGACACAATGCATTGTGACCAAATATGCAGATGTTCAAAAGGATCTCTTGTGTGGAGTGATGCAGCTGATCCTGTGAAATTCACTTTTATTTTCATGAAATTACACTCTTATGTAGATAGATTTTTTTTCTGGGCTAggctaccatttgaactaatattGCTTCTAAATATCAAGTGCAGTGCAATTGTTTTTCTGGAATCTAATGGCACTTCATCAAGCTCAACTTCAATGAGATTCTTGAATAGAACCTATCTTCTGCTTGCTTGCACGCCAAAACATGAATGATTCATTAGAGTTTGAGTATCGGGGACCCTGAAATCTGAACTTGCATGTTTTTGAAAGTTTTGTGGAATTGGTGAATTTTCTCTGAAGCATGAACATTCTGCTTGGTCAGCATgcgacccagtggtatgaatattgatttttctaatttcaagtaacccttgcattccctctctctccatccctcccctcgtCCTGCTGATTTTTCTGTTCGTATCCCCATGTTAACACCTTTCCCACAGGTTCTCATGGTTGAATGTCTAACATTCATGGCTCGTATGTTTGCTCGATGTAATGGCTGTAATTTATCTGTTTTTGTCACTGCCTTCAATCAGCAGTAATTTTTCAAAATCTTGTCCGTCCTGGCAAAAATTGGATAACTTGAGTTTAAAATCACATAACATTGTTTTGCCCAGTTAAGGACCTGCTTCGTACAACTGTGGGACAGGCACGTCTCCTTATGGCTGAACGATTCAAACAATTCAGAGGTCTTGTCGACAACTGCGAGTTCAAGACTAGTGAAAAGGAAGTCAACTCTGCAGATCTGGAAGGGTTTTGGGACATGGTCTACTTCCAGGTATCTGAAGGCTTTGTTTTTAAACACCCAGGCAGAACATTGTGATTAAAATTTAGTCATTATGATTAAATTGGGACTGATTTTCCTTTTGCATCCTGATTGAGACTTTCAGGTGAATACACTTTCTTGTTTTAAAGGGACGGGCATCATCCACTGATTCTGCATTCCTCATCTGAAGTTGTTGACAACTTAACTTCGTATTGGAACGTATTTCTATAAACACCTATCAGTTTAATGATTCCACAAATGATGAATGGCAAGGAGATTAACTCCTTGGTAGAAGGGGCTGGGGTGGGTGAGGGATATTGGGCAGACAACATCATGACATTGACATTAATTCATCCATTAGCATTTGCAACAGAAATCATTGAGCAGGCATATGACTTAGGCCACCTGACCAAGGGCCTGTGCCTGCCAGCAGGCAACTGCTACCCCGACACATTCCGGGCAATTGATCAGAGTTCTTCAAATAAAACGTCACCAGCGAGAAACTCCCATGCTGAATAATTGCTAGATGTATGCAGAGAAAGGATTAAGGTGCAAACAGCGCAAGAACGCCCTTAGTTTGCTGTTAGGTTTCAGTAAGCCGGTGTTACAAGAAATGTTCTACTTGGATTTATTGTAGAGTAAAATACCATGTAACTCATATTGTCACAAGTTGCATGCAGACACTTAAGTTAATTTTCTGAATGAAtaccctgcagttgtacagggtattggtgagaccacacctggagtattgtgtacagttttggtctccaaatctgaggaaagacattcttgccatagagggagtactgagaaggttcaccagactgattcctgggatgtcaggactttcatatgaagaaagactggatagactcggcttgtactcgctagaatttagaagattgaggggggatcttatagaaacttacaaaattcttaaggggttggacaggctagatgcaggaagattgttcccgatgttggggaagtccaggacaaggggtcacagtttaaggataaatgggaaatcctttaggaccgagatgagaaaaacatttttcacacagagagtggtgaatctctggaactctttgccacagaaggtagttgagaccagttaattggctatatttaagagggagttagatgtggcctttgtggctaaagggatcagggcgtatggagagaaggcaggtacaggatactgagttggatcagccatgatcatattgaatgatggtgcaggctcgaagggccgaatggcctattcctgcaccttttttctatgtaatCTCCTGATATACAATAATTTAATAAAAAGGACTAGCCATTATTTCTCATTTAAACTGACAAATGCAGTTAGAAAAACTAATCGAGGTGGAAAAAGAGTCAAAGTATATAAATGAAGATTTGTTGCAAAAAAACTGGTGTCCTTGCAGTACCTAATACCCACCTACGTTACTGCTCCACAATGTTGTTGCTATCTTGCTTTTAGATCACTGTTTGTTATTTCTCCCTAGGTTGAAAGTGTCAACAATAAGTTTCAGAGATTGAaaaagattcaagaaaataactgggAGGAGCCCTCATTGCCCAAAAGAGTGGTCAAGGTAAAGGATGTGAAATTTAGAATCTAGCGCAGTTAACCACTTGGTAGTAAAATGTGGAATATTTGCACTTTCTAGTGCACAGTgacgctggtagagctgctgcctcagacctgggttagatcctgaccactggtgctgtctgtgtggaggttgcagtTGTGTTAATCCTGATAATTTGCAGTTGtgttaattttgatttttttaagtgGTAACTTTATTGGGTAACACCAGTTTCAAAACAGTAAGAGTTTCTGAAGATGGAGTTTCAACTGCCAACAATAACTGTCGCTCTATGGATTCGGTATTTTTTTGTTGTCTGCTATTGCTAACAAAATGTTTTTCACTTAGAAAAAGGCTGTCAGGTCAAAACCAGAGGAAGTAATGAAACCAAGTGCAGCAGCAACGAGCCGCTTTGCAGCTATGAAGGCAGCTCTGAAGGCCAAAATGAAGCAGGAAATTGCTGACTCCAGCAACAAAGAAGCTCAAAGTGATGCCATTGTGTTTGACGCAGGTTTCTTCAGAGTGGAGAGTCCTGCAAAATACTTCACCGGTAATATTCATTCCACACAATTCATCGcagctgactgcaaatgtttgtaCGTTGGGTATGGCTTTGTGTAAGAATACAGGAAGATGCAGagaggaatttagtttagtttagactgcATGGAAacggctcttcgacccaccaagtccacatgatCACCGCACACAAACTATCTTcataacactggggacaattttgccaaagccaattaacctgcaaacctgtacgtctttggagggtgggaggaatccggagcacccagagaaacccacacggtcacagggagaacgtacaaacactgtacaagcGGTATCCATTGTCGGGATTGAACGGTCCATGGAGAGAaggtttttttaaactgaaactCAAAAACTTTTTTTAGTGTTTATCTGAAACATACTGCAAGAGGTGGCTGTGGAAGCTGATACATCTGAGTCATTTAAATGGGCAAGGTGTAAAAGGATACATTGACCTCCTATTAACTTTGGATATCTGTGCAACAAACAGAACAGGATTGCAGAGACTGGTGTACTTTCTCCATTCTCTTGTCTACCCTCCTCACTCAAATGATGTGACTGGGAACTGCCAGCATAAACCGATGTTTAAAGATGTTGACTGCCAAAAGGTAACTTTAGGCATTCCAAATGCTGTGAGAATAGGAAATTCCGTGCTGGTCAAATTAACGCTGACATGTTGAAGATAGGATCTTGCAATTATGTAGATTATTTGCAAATTAGAGATTAAATGCTATGCTTTTAGTGGTGCAAGTTTTAgagtatgaatttacttgatcttTGAGGTGACAATTAACTTTGAAATTCTAATGTTTAACCAGTGAATCCTAAAGCATGTCCACCAAGGCAAAGATCCAAAGGCCAATGCAGTGCCACCAGGTTGAGTGTCCGTTCAGCTATTC encodes:
- the LOC116969728 gene encoding disks large-associated protein 5-like — its product is MAERFKQFRGLVDNCEFKTSEKEVNSADLEGFWDMVYFQVESVNNKFQRLKKIQENNWEEPSLPKRVVKKKAVRSKPEEVMKPSAAATSRFAAMKAALKAKMKQEIADSSNKEAQSDAIVFDAGFFRVESPAKYFTGNIHSTQFIAADCKCLYVGYGFV